From the genome of Gracilimonas sp., one region includes:
- a CDS encoding ammonium transporter, with protein MKLRYGIILTTLMLLFADPALAVSEGANVANDEVEVANNDTFQAYGNEYSTIDEFKASTDYIKFIIDNLWILIAAFMVLMMHLGFATVESGLTQAKNAVNVIYKNVFILTVGIILYAFIGFQIMYPGDFNGFFGFGGFGIGFDPSDPVGMLTPAYGLDMTIWTDFIFQAMFAATAATIVSGCVTGRIKLPSFMLFGVLLLAFCYPVTGSWHWGGGWLSELGFYDFAGSTLVHAVGGFAGLACVLLLGPRTGKYEGGKIHGIPAHNIPLATIGVFLLFLGWFGFNGGSVLSADPETVSYVFVTTALAACAGALASMITTQITMKSLDAPMALNGILAGLVGITAGADVVSLTDAVLIGAIAGVLVVLAILMFDKLRIDDPVGAISVHGVCGIWGTLAVGIFSADYSFGIQLLGTLSIAAFTFIFSLIVFGAIKATIGVRVSKEVESDGLDISEHKNHAYPDFSPVKTSELGAFAD; from the coding sequence ATGAAGTTACGATATGGAATAATCTTAACCACACTCATGCTGCTTTTTGCGGATCCCGCTCTGGCAGTTTCGGAAGGTGCAAACGTAGCCAATGATGAAGTAGAAGTAGCCAATAATGATACTTTTCAGGCTTACGGAAATGAATACTCAACCATCGATGAATTCAAGGCATCAACGGATTACATCAAATTCATTATCGATAATCTTTGGATTTTGATTGCAGCATTTATGGTATTGATGATGCACCTGGGTTTTGCTACAGTAGAAAGCGGACTTACTCAGGCCAAGAATGCCGTTAATGTAATCTATAAGAATGTGTTCATCCTCACGGTAGGGATCATTCTTTATGCGTTCATTGGATTTCAAATAATGTACCCCGGCGACTTTAATGGTTTCTTCGGTTTTGGTGGGTTCGGCATTGGGTTTGATCCATCAGATCCTGTTGGTATGCTTACTCCGGCTTATGGACTGGATATGACTATCTGGACGGATTTCATCTTCCAGGCTATGTTTGCAGCAACTGCAGCTACTATTGTTTCAGGTTGCGTTACCGGCAGGATTAAGCTTCCCTCTTTTATGCTTTTTGGGGTACTGCTGCTCGCATTCTGCTATCCGGTAACGGGAAGCTGGCACTGGGGTGGCGGCTGGTTGTCCGAACTTGGATTCTATGACTTTGCCGGTTCTACCCTTGTTCATGCCGTAGGTGGTTTTGCAGGACTCGCTTGTGTACTTCTTTTAGGACCCCGTACAGGTAAATATGAAGGTGGAAAGATTCATGGTATCCCGGCTCACAATATTCCTTTAGCAACTATTGGTGTATTTCTGCTTTTCCTTGGCTGGTTTGGATTTAATGGTGGTTCTGTACTCAGTGCAGATCCCGAAACTGTTTCCTATGTATTCGTAACCACTGCTTTGGCAGCCTGTGCCGGTGCATTGGCTTCTATGATCACCACACAAATCACCATGAAGTCGCTGGATGCCCCTATGGCCCTGAATGGTATTTTGGCAGGATTGGTGGGAATTACCGCAGGCGCGGATGTTGTCTCGCTTACTGATGCTGTTTTAATCGGTGCCATTGCCGGTGTACTGGTAGTACTCGCCATCCTGATGTTTGACAAGTTAAGAATTGATGACCCTGTTGGTGCCATCTCCGTACACGGTGTTTGTGGTATTTGGGGAACTCTTGCTGTAGGAATTTTCTCTGCTGACTACAGCTTTGGAATCCAGTTGCTTGGAACATTATCTATTGCTGCATTTACCTTCATATTTTCTTTGATCGTATTCGGAGCTATAAAAGCTACCATTGGTGTCCGGGTTTCTAAAGAAGTTGAATCCGACGGACTCGATATTTCGGAGCATAAAAATCATGCTTATCCAGATTTCTCACCTGTTAAGACTTCAGAATTGGGAGCTTTTGCCGACTAA
- a CDS encoding TorF family putative porin: MKTSNKISTILKALSLGFVIIMLFGLTDLNTVKAQEFSTGVDLYSTYVWRGVSYSGPSLQPAVEFSSGGFAIGAWGSQGYDGFQEMDLYAGYSFDFGLSLGVTDYWYPGAAGSGPWLDGDSHAYELNLGYSVEDFSLSGNYIFAGEGSVGNDIYFEASYSFNEASIFLGAGDGWHSSDTEFALVNVGVSTSKDIVITDTFTIPLSGAVIFNPDTEQLYILAGLSF, translated from the coding sequence ATGAAAACTTCAAACAAAATATCAACAATTCTTAAAGCACTTTCCCTTGGTTTTGTCATCATAATGCTATTCGGACTTACAGATCTGAACACGGTAAAAGCTCAGGAATTCAGTACCGGTGTAGATTTGTATAGCACTTATGTATGGCGTGGTGTTTCCTACTCAGGTCCATCTTTACAGCCGGCCGTAGAATTTAGCAGCGGTGGTTTTGCCATTGGTGCCTGGGGCTCACAAGGCTATGATGGCTTTCAGGAAATGGATCTTTATGCAGGTTACAGCTTCGACTTTGGGTTAAGCCTTGGTGTTACCGATTACTGGTACCCTGGAGCTGCAGGTTCTGGTCCGTGGTTAGATGGTGACAGTCATGCCTATGAACTCAACCTTGGATATAGCGTTGAAGATTTTTCCCTGTCAGGAAATTATATTTTTGCAGGTGAAGGCTCTGTAGGAAATGACATTTATTTTGAAGCCAGCTACTCATTTAATGAAGCCAGCATATTCCTTGGTGCCGGAGATGGGTGGCATAGCTCAGATACCGAATTCGCATTGGTCAACGTGGGCGTTAGCACCAGCAAGGATATCGTAATTACCGATACATTTACCATTCCATTAAGTGGTGCGGTGATCTTTAACCCGGATACAGAACAGCTCTATATTTTAGCTGGCCTATCATTCTAA